From the Balneolales bacterium ANBcel1 genome, the window ACTCACAGCTTTCTCTGAACCGTATCAACCGTGGCCTGGCCGAAAACCAGCTGCGCATGTCGACCGGCCTTCGGATCAACCGCGCCGAAGACGATGCCGCCGGCTACTCTATTGCCACCAAATTGAACAGCCGTGTCACGGGCCTGAGTCAGGCTCTGCAGAACGTGGGTGACGCCAAGTCGGTACTGGATATTGCCGAAT encodes:
- a CDS encoding flagellin gives rise to the protein MSTFGDLNRVSTNIQSLNSQLSLNRINRGLAENQLRMSTGLRINRAEDDAAGYSIATKLNSRVTGLSQALQNVGDAKSVLDIAE